The window CGAGCAGGCGGCAGAACACTTTAAGAACCCGCCACGGCGGATCCGCCGCTGGCTGAGGCGCTTTCAGGCCTTCCAGGAAGAAAATGTGGCCTCTCTGTCTGAGGGCAAGTACCTGAGCTTGGAAGCCGAGGAGAAGCTGGCCGAGTGGGTCCTCACGCAGCGGGAGCAGCAGCTGCCGGTCAACGAGGAGACCCTCTTTCAGAAGGCCACCAAGATCGGGCGGTCTCTGGAGGGGGGCTTCAAGATCTCCTACGAGTGGGCAGTCCGGTTCATGCTGCGACACCACCTCAGTACGCACAACCGCCGAGCGGTGGCTCACCCCCTGCCCAAGGAAGTGGAGGAGAACGCCAGCTGCTTCATTGGGTTCGTGCAGGGGCAGATCCACACCCAGGACCTGCCCCTCTCCATGATTGCCGCCATTGACGAGATCTCCCTCTTCCTGGACACGGAGGTGCTCTGCAGCGACGACCGGAAGGAGAATGCCTTGCAGACGGTGGGCACCGGCGAGCCCTGGTGCGACGTGGTCTTGGCCATCCTGGCCGACGGGAGCGTCCTGCCCACCGTTGTCTTCTACCGGGGCCGCGTGGAGCAGGCCGCCAGCGTGCCGGAGACGGTCCTGCTTGAGGCAAAGGACAGCGGTTACAGCGACGACGAGATCATGGAGGTCTGGTCCTCCAAAGTGTGGCGCAAGCATGTGGAGAACCAAAGCGGCAAAGGGATGCTGGTCCTGGACTGCCACCGGACACACCTGTCCGAAGAGGTCCTGTCCATGCTGAGCTCCTCCAGCACCTTGCCGGCCGTTGTCCCGGCCGGCTGCAGCTCAAAAATCCAGCCTCTGGACGTCTGCATCAAGAGGACTGTGAAAAACTTTGTGCACAAAAAGTGGAAAGAGCAGGCCAAGGAGATGGCGGACTCGACCTGCGACTCGGACATCCTGCTGCAGCTCGTCCTGTGCTGGCTGGCCGAGGCCCTGGAGGTCATCAGTGACTGCCCCGAGCTGGTGCAGCAGTCCTTCCTGGTGGCCAGCGTCCTGCCTGGCCCGGACGGCACGGCCAACACGCCCAGCCGCAACGCGGACATGCAGGAGGAGCTCATTGCTTCGCTGGAGGAGCAGCTGAAACTGCGCGAGCTGCCGGATGAGGCGGCCGGCCTGCGCGACGGGGGGCCTGCGGAGGAGCCCGCCAGCCCCGAGATCCTGCACCAGCTCTTCGAGGGGGAAAGCGAGACCGAGTCCTTCTACGGCTTCGAGGACGCAGATTTGGAGCTGATGCAGGTCTGAGCGCCGCGGGAAAGAAGggatctgtttctctctcttttttaattcatTGTTGGAAGAGACCATTTTTCTACTTCCTGTGGATTGTGGGTATAGGAGACAAGTAGGTGAACACACAGACTAATGATCGCCCTGTATGCTGTTCAGtttctaaaagcaaagcaaagcaaagcaaaaaacgtgcttttttccccttaaatcacTGTTGTGGCATTTCCTGAAGATAGATTGTGGGTGGAtttactattttttgtttttgtttttgttttgcatttcctTTACCTCACTGTATTATAGTTTctgggtttttattttgttgtgtgtggtttttttgtttttgttttgcttttgttttatactGTGCAAAAAAGTTTTTAATTATACCACATTATCAATgtgactttttttgggggggggggaagacaacGAAAACTGCTAAGTATAGCTGATGAATGATTTCTCAATCCCACTCTTTTTATTTGTCATAGCAGATTATTTTTCTGTTAACCTTTGGGCCTGGAAATGTAGATTTctgggtaactttttttttctcttagctGTGAGTAATTACTTTAACGTTTGAAGCGCTCTAAAGCTGCCCACAAAAATTTGAGACGGCTTtattgaaaaaagaagagaacagcaaTTAAATGCGggcatgaggaggaggaggaggaggggcaaaTCCCTTAGGTTTTTGTCGCCAGCAGATTGCTCTACGAACTTAACGTGGAAGTACCGTAAGGGTTGAACAAAAAATCCACTCGTAGAAAATTCCCCGGATTTCGTAGCAGTTGACGCAAAAAGGTTTCCTGTCCCCAGTGGCGAAACCATCACTTCGACCTGTTCCTTTGAATTGCTAGAAAGGGGACACCGGGGCAGGTCACGCCCTGCTGTGGCCACCTTTCTCCGCGGCCGACTGCGAGCGGATTCTCTTAACGGACCGCTGACACCGCCGCCGAAAAGCGACCGCAAGCTACCGAAGCCTGTTTCCCCCGAAGACGTCGAGACACTACGTTCCCTGAATTTAGTGCCGCAACTGAACCCAGCTGTGACATGCACAAAAACGAGGGGaaattcctgttttatttttcactgccagcataaaaacagacaaaaaagagagagagatgtttttcTACTGTTTGCATGTTTGAGAGTTTTTTAAATGGTAACGTATTATGGTCTAAATAATGAAAACATTTtgacatagaaaaaaaaaaccacccacccacccaccctcccgCCTTGTCtaccttttctgtttttcctttgaggttgaaaaaaaaaatctccctcgCCTCCCCCCCCCGTCCCCCCAACTCCCAAAAGCCAAACTCAAGGGAAGCAGGAAGTAGGGTGGGCTGACCTGTAAATGGTTCAATCTTTAAAATGTACATATGTGGAACATTTAATAAAGCCAGGGAAATGGATTTATAAACACGAGTTTTCATTACAGAGAATCTTgaaattgagtttggcagcgagACATTGAACCAACAGTTCGAACCACAGCCAGGTTCACAAACTGGGCGTAGCACGGTCTGGGAGTTCGTTCTGGTTTCCTTTGTTCAGCAAAGCTTGGCTTAAAACCCGGGGCCCTGATCTCTAAAAATGCCTGGAGAGACCTCGGTCCCTCCCTGGAAGTCCTACAAGGTAATGCTAATTGCCGGTGGCCACTCGTGTTCTGTGGGGCTTCAAAACGCTGCCCTCTAGTGGCTCAGGAAGGTAATTAGCTTAGATGGGTGTCCCACGGGAATCCAAGCTGCTGCCCTCTGGTGGCTTACTATGGTGACTGCAGCTCCCATATAAATACCCCgtggtttttcttttcaaagcagcAGCGCAGTCGCTAATCACCTGAATGGTAGTTTGGCAGGGCAGGGCATGTTTGAACAGCAACCCCCGCCCCCCATGTAGAAAACAAGGACATCAAAACAGCTGAGCTAGAATCCATGGTGCCCATGGTGTTGCTATGTAGAAAATCTTTGTACAGAAAACACTTCAAAAAGatagaaaacacatttttttcatgtGCTGGCACGAGAAACCAAAATTGTTCTAAACACTAGGCTGGCTCGGAACTCTAGTTGTGCTGGCTAGGGATTATGGGAGTCGCAGCCCAGCATATTTGGAAGGTGGAAGGACCGCAGATTATAGAGACCAGGAACCCAGAAAGCCAACAGAAAACTTCTGAAACTGTTCTTCATGGAAACCTCCAGGAAATTCTTCACACACAGCTCTAGTACACAGTCAACCATCTTTATTAAAGGTTGGCATCTCCGGGAGCATCAAACAGTAGAACGAGGGATTTGGGGTTGTCTTCAACAAATACAAAAGTGGCCTAGGACATCTTTGATCTCATTCAAAACCACTGCAGGGAGAAAAGACCAGCCAAATTAGCAGCAGGCAAAATGTCGCAAAACCCATGAAAAAGACTGTGATTGAaataaatggtttttaaaatccaaggTAGCGAGGTGGGGCTGTCGCGGGGACTTGGGGTCCTCCTGTCCTAGAGGACCACCGAGAGTTGTCAGAACAAGGCCTGGTTCTGCTGCGTACGTAGGGGGGCGTCGGAAAACCCCCAGAAGGCCAGCCGTTCCCGCGGATCTTTTTCTAACCGTGCCCAAAGGTTACGGTGCTCCCTTACCTGATGAGATGCGCAATGTCCCAGTTGGTCTCCAGGGTCAAGGGCCCTTCCACCTCCACGCCTTTCTCGGTTACGGTGGTGATCTCGTACTGAGGGGGGAGGGCAGATGGTTAGGCCCCTCCCTGGGGTCTTTGTCTCAAAGGTTTCAGCCTTCACAGGGGTATCCCAACACACCATTCCTGAGCTGGCGTCTGGGCTGGTGGGCCGGCCCGTACAGCTTCGGAAGGGGAGGTCCCTCTTACCCGGTTGAACGAGCGGGCATCCCTGTAGTAGAGGATCCTCATGCAACGCTCAATGAGCGCTCTGGCTGCCTGCTGGGAGAGGCTGGGTGCCTTCTCCAGGGCATCCCTCATCAGTGGCTGCAACAGTGAAAGGGAGGGAGTGTGCTGAATTGCGCGGCCACACACAGCCAGAGAAAAGCTGGGTGCGCGCCCCTCTCTGCCTCCACTGGGGCTTGCTGGATGGGAGCTGGCACGGTTGGAAAACGAGGACGGCTGAACTCTGCAAGGCAGGGCACCAATCCCAAGAGACGCCGGGATGGTTCAGCGTGATCGGAGAACCCAACTCAGGCCAAAGGTCCCAGCCTCACTGGATCAAAACCACAAGGCGAATCCACCCCCCCCCTTGCCCACGCTGCTCACCTGCGCCACGTAAGACCCATATCCGGTGGCCAGGGAAGGAGCTTCGTACGCCACTCCCAGCATGTCAACGTAACCTAAGAAGCTGAAAGAGGAGGGATTGAGGGGGACACAGCCACGCCGCCTGGTCTCCCCAGAAGCCCCAGGGGCTCCAAAGGCTTGCCATGGCTGAAGCCCCCCTGCCATCAAATGAAAACTACGGCGTGGAGGAGGAATAGAAGGCAAGAACTGAATTATCGGCAGCTGAAGAATGCAACGTCAAGAAAGTAACAGGACGACAGACAAAAAGTTGTTCAGTGCTCTCCGAGTGGGACTCGGTGAAATATTATACGTGAGTCGGCCACGGCACCATCCtcaacccgccccccccccacttcccggCCTTACCCTTCCCCGTGGGAATAGCCGCCTATCACCACTGTGTTCCAGAGAGGATTCATCTTGGAGCGGTGGTTGTACATGACTCGGGTCAGCCAGGAGTGAATGGCCTTTGGGCTGTAACTGTGGCCGTCGCCCAAAAGATCCTCGTCGATCCTGCAAGGCCCAGAAGTCCGTCAGACAGCTCTCCAACGCCATTTTGTTGGTGTGGATACAGATGGGCCGGCTAGAAAACTGGGCCCCCTCACCATCCGGGCACATCGTGGAGGCGGCAGGTGCTGAGCGCCACCCAGCGGGGAGGAGGCAGCCCCGCGAAAAGGGCACCAGCAGGTCAACGGAGAGGTCTGTCTCCACCTTCTCGGCCCTAACAATGGCGTAACGCTATCAAGCTACCTTACAGAGGCAAAGTACTTATGTTCGTTTGCTTACAGGAGTGATGCAGGAAGTATTCCCAGCACCGCACTCACACGATGCTGACTTTGGGACCGCACCCGGGTTCCCTCTGCTGTGCACACAGCACCTCCAAAGAAGGGGCTCCATCCCTTCCATCAGAGGAGGAATCCCTCACGTTGATTAAGGCGGGTCAGGCTCCTCAGGGCCCCCTAAATCTGAAGCTGACCGCAAGCAAATGGAAGCTGGATCGCGTTGTTTTCTTCCAGCTGCTGATTCTTAATCGTTCCAACCGCAAAACCAGGCGGTGGACGAGACAAACCGGCTGCGACCGGGGGTGGTATTCACATGTCCCTCCACGTCTTTTGCACTAAAATCGGGGCGCTCGGGTGCAAAGCCGGCCAACGGCTGAACGCCCGCAGGCGCCTCCGCAAAGGCACCTGTTGACCCGCCCCTTCCTCGAGCCGCGTGGGGCAGCCCGGTGACTTACACCATCTGCTCCAGGACCTGCTTGAGGTACTGGAAGTCGGCGTAGTCCCCGGAGGCGCCCAGGACGGTGCTGTCGTTGACCTTCATGATCCTGGAGAGGTTGCGGAATCGGGCCAGCGAGCCGTAGGAGCCCAGCGTGTCGGCAGCGATGATCACCCCGCCGTCGAACTTCAGCCCCAGGACGGAAGTGCCCGTCACCATGGGGCTCCTGGaagtgtgcgggggggggggggaggagagaggagggCTGGGTCGCCGGTCCCCAAGACAGGCCGGAAGTCTGGGGGAGGTTTCAGCCCCAACGACCGAggatcccgccccccccccccgagttgcTGATCCAAAAGGCACGGGACCCGAACCAGACCCTCCCGTCGCGCCCCCGCAGCGCCTGCGGTCGAGCCTCCCCAGGCAGGGGCAGTCTACCTTTCTACACAGCCCCAGGAGAGGTGGGCTCTTTAATCAAAAGCCGCGGTGGGGGGGCAGATAAAATAAGGGAAGGTCTTTCTTCCagtcccccccacaaaaaagaccCTGAGCAACGACGTGGCTTTTGGACTACCACTCCCATCACTTCTGCGGAGGAAACCGTAGTCCAGCGCAGGGCGCAGCCCCTGATTTGCGCCCCTCCCCTCAGAGGATGGAAGTCTCGCGCCGGGCCCCCCGTGCGAAGGGgctcccccgccccgccccgccccgccccaccccacccccggctTACAGGGTTCGCACGGCGGCCCCGCTCTGGGCCCCGGAGCCCGGGCTCGGGCTGGCCAGCGGGAAGAGCTCCCCCGGAGCGGGACCCCCGGCccagagcggcggcggcggcggcggcggcagcatcgCGGGCAGCTCCATCTTCCCCGAACCGCGGCAGCTTAGTCACCGAGCCGGAAGTGGCGGCGCGGCGGAGCATGCGCAGCAGCCCGAGAAACGGTGAATTGTCCGCGGCGGCGTTCCGTAGACGGGAAAGAGGAGGCGGCGCCATGTTGTACGTGGCGGATGCGGGGGGAAGCGGCGGTGATGCTGCGGAGCGGCGGGGCGATTTTCGGGAGGGAGGGGGCGAGGAAGCTAAGGTCAGCCTTCGAGAAGGATttcggggaggggggaggaagcagGAGGGGAGAAATTGCGGGGGGGCGCCGCCATTTTGAGTGTGGCGCGTCCGTTGCGGAAGCGCTTCCGGGGTAGAGGCGTGGGGCTTCGCGTGGCGGCTGCCCGGGGGACCCGCCCGCTTCCCGGAAGgcgattttttgttgttgctgcaaaGGTTGGTTTGCGTCGCCGAGGGGCGGCCGCGCCACGAGACGAATGCAGCAATTAAGTGTGATTCTGGAGCACCAGATGGGAGAGACGATTCCTTGCGCTGCGGTTGCACGGCGATGCAAGCGAGCGGCAGAAATAATGGGGAAAAGCCGCACAAGTGGAAGCCTCCGCTTCGCTTTatggagcagcgtttctcaacctcggcagcttgaagatgggtggactccaactggctggggaattctgggagttggagtccacccatcttcaagctgcctaTAAGGGTTGAGAAACACCCTTATAGGGTGTAGATGCACTATGGGAGATTGGTATAAATGCCCCTCTGCGTTAGCTAGTTGGAGCATAGTAGCTGGGGAGACCCGGTCTTTAGCCCATGCTCAgccaggggggcggggggggacttCAGGCCAGCCACAGGCTAGGATGCGAAGAAGCGACCCCCTTTGGAGTGACTGGGGCTGTTCCAGGTGCAAGGAGACTTGGGCTGGCAGATCAAGCTCTCAGCCCCTTGAATTACCCCTTGGTGCAAACTGTCCCAAGTGGTAGGAATATGAAGTTGCTGCGTGTcagagtgtgtgtgtggagggggggaATAAATTCAGTAACGGAACAGTTTTAAGGCCTGCTTGTGTCACTGGCTTGAAGTCAGCCAGATGGGTTTCTGCGAAGACACGGGCGCTCGATGTTTGTGGACGGCTGATAGTTATTTTGTACGACCTCGCCCCTTGGAGGGCTGGAGACAAACACTTGATCAACTGGAGATGGAATCTATTGTAGTGAATGAAGCAGAATCATTGAAGCAGAATTGCGACTTTCCCCAGCTGCCGTCAAGAGCATGAGAACCGTGAGAATAAGCAGCATACAAATATTGGTGAATAAGTGAATAAGCAACAGACAGTTTGGGCAGATGGAGATACGAGGGTGGCACTCCTTTTACAGGCCAGCCCAGTCTGCCTGGTTGTTTTCCTCCTTTGCCTGGGAAGAAGCTGCAATTTGCAAATGCAACGCCAATCTATTTCAAGCTGCTTCTGGAGCTTCAGATTCATACAGCAGCCTGAAATAAAATTATGACTCTGGCTGGCTCGTTTTTTGTTCTCATTCCTGCCCCTTCTCCAGGCTGTTGTGCCCCTTCATCTTTCATTTAAAACCCAAGCCCTCGGCCGTCCTAAGTCCATCTTTTGCGCATGGTTTTTCCACTGCTTTTCACCAGCAGAAAAGAAAGTGACAGCGTGGTGATCTGATTGGAGTTAACAAGCTCCTGGTTGCCCAGCAGAGAACATAATTGGGGTGACCAGTTTGGGAGAGTGACATGCCACCCTGAATCTCTTGGGGGATGGGGGAGAATGGAAGCAGGATTAAGTTTTGCCTGCTACCTTGAGGAGAGGAACTGGCAGAGAGAGGGTGGGGTTCCTGTTCCACCAGGAGAAGAAATTCCTGGGTGTCACTTGTGGCAATTCCAAGGAACTGTTTTGACATTTAAAAGCTCTGTGTACGAAGTGgggtaaaaaggagaaaaagtttactgggcagcagagaaatgttAAACCaccaaacaaataatattttgcaaacaTGCAGTAAGCGTATATTTGCAAGTAGGTTGCCTTGCTGCAGAAATGCCATGCGTGGAACTTAGCCACAAATGCCCCCAATTTGTAATCGGGACATACCCAGCCAGCCAGGAAGAGCTACCTTCTCCAGTTGCTCTCTGAGGGAGTTCAAGACTTCAATACAAGTCTTTGTCATGGGCAGTTGGGTGATCAGAATTCCTCACAGGCCCCGCATTGTCCTGTGAAGCCGCAGAAACACAACCCATTCAGGAACTGAGCTGCCTTTGTTTCAGCTGATTGACTAAAACAAACAGAAGgtgggaagatttttttcccccccagtctGGAACGAATGAAGCTGGAGTGTTTCCACGTTGACTGAGgacgtgccatcaagtccttgTTGACCCTTAGTgactagatagctagatag of the Candoia aspera isolate rCanAsp1 chromosome 17, rCanAsp1.hap2, whole genome shotgun sequence genome contains:
- the PSMB4 gene encoding proteasome subunit beta type-4, which gives rise to MELPAMLPPPPPPPLWAGGPAPGELFPLASPSPGSGAQSGAAVRTLSPMVTGTSVLGLKFDGGVIIAADTLGSYGSLARFRNLSRIMKVNDSTVLGASGDYADFQYLKQVLEQMVIDEDLLGDGHSYSPKAIHSWLTRVMYNHRSKMNPLWNTVVIGGYSHGEGFLGYVDMLGVAYEAPSLATGYGSYVAQPLMRDALEKAPSLSQQAARALIERCMRILYYRDARSFNRYEITTVTEKGVEVEGPLTLETNWDIAHLISGFE